A single Drosophila miranda strain MSH22 chromosome XR, D.miranda_PacBio2.1, whole genome shotgun sequence DNA region contains:
- the LOC117186526 gene encoding uncharacterized protein LOC117186526 isoform X4: MDLDLLSSKESLDKCVEFDLPPVAVGDSTRGCIIRNLRVAISGTFQSKPKAAASAKKNATPGRGTTRGGKATPAAETGGRPSRNSSKQSAPPGRRAISQGLDNPPVRGRSVGGYEEESPQRIPHQTTDTDTDTDTDTDTDTDTGYWWSSSWIVLWGRSPRSVEYFCVTFVGINPIKAFLRMLCGKCCMPDKSWAFGPLVEQ; encoded by the exons ATGGACCTGGACCTCCTTTCCAGTAAGGAGTCGTTGGACAAGTGCGTGGAGTTTGACCTGCCCCCGGTCGCGGTGGGCGACAGCACCCGCGGATGCATCATCCGTAACCTGCGCGTTGCCATTTCGGGCACGTTCCAGAGCAAACCGAAGGCTGCTGCTTCGGCCAAGAAGAAC GCGACTCCTGGGCGTGGCACCACACGCGGCGGCAAGGCGACGCCCGCAGCGGAGACCGGGGGACGTCCGAgtcgcaacagcagcaagcaGAGCGCTCCTCCTGGTCGTCGCGCGATTTCCCAAGGCCTGGACAACCCACCCGTCCGGGGGCGCTCTGTGGGAGGGTACGAGGAGGAATCTCCTCAAAGAATTCCACACCAgactacagatacagatacagatacagatacagatacagatacagatacagatacaggatACTGGTGGAGCTCCTCTTGGATCGTCCTGTGGGGCAGGTCGCCTAGGTCGGTGGAGTATTTTTGTGTGACTTTTGTCGGAATTAATCCGATTAAGGCATTTCTGAGGATGTTGTGTGGCAAGTGCTGCATGCCTGATAAATCGTGGGCTTTTGGGCCATTGGTTGAGCAATAA
- the LOC117186541 gene encoding protein TIS11-like isoform X1: MEQSQSQQHRLYGALTRTISQPAQQRHPLHQQQIQQQQQQQGVASLVIIIENLGNMNLHRTLQRTQLEPLLQQPMNISRYKTELCHPFEEAGECKYGEKCQFAHGFHELRNLQRHPKYKTEYCRTFHSVGFCPYGPRCHFVHNADEARAQQQAAAQAEADWEDRPSRCCRRP, encoded by the exons ATGGAGCAGTCACAGTCGCAGCAGCACCGCCTCTATGGCGCCCTCACACGCACCATCTCACAGCCGGCTCAACAGCGCCACCCTCTGCACCAGCAGCAGatccaacaacagcagcagcagcagggtgTTGCCTCCTTAGTGATCATCATTGAGAATCTGGGGAACATGAATCTGCACCGTACGCTCCAGCGCACACAGTTGGAGCCGCTGCTCCAACAGCCCATGAACATATCTCG CTACAAGACGGAGCTGTGCCACCCGTTCGAGGAGGCCGGCGAGTGCAAGTACGGAGAGAAGTGCCAGTTCGCGCACGGCTTCCACGAGCTGCGCAACCTGCAGCGCCATCCCAAGTACAAGACAGAGTACTGCCGCACCTTCCATAGCGTCGGCTTCTGCCCCTACGGGCCGCGCTGCCATTTTGTGCACAACGCGGACGAGGCCCGCGCTCAGCAGCAGGCCGCAGCCCAGGCGGAAGCGGATTGGGAGGACAGGCCAAGCAGATGCTGCAGAAGACCATGA
- the LOC117186529 gene encoding protein TIS11-like — MEQSQSQQHRLYGALTRTISQPAQQRHPLHQQQIQQQQQQQQQQQQQQGVASLVTIIENLGNMNLHRKLQRTQLEPLLQQPMNISRYKTELCRPFEEAGECKYGEKCQFAHGFHELRNLQRHPKYKTEYCRTFHSVGFCPYGPRCHFVHNADEARAQQQAAAQAEADWEDRPSRCCRTA; from the exons ATGGAGCAGTCACAGTCGCAGCAGCACCGCCTCTATGGCGCCCTCACACGCACCATCTCACAGCCGGCTCAACAGCGCCACCCTCTGCACCAGCAGCAGatccaacaacagcagcaacagcaacagcaacagcagcagcagcagggtgTTGCCTCCTTGGTGACCATCATTGAGAATCTGGGGAACATGAATCTGCACCGTAAGCTCCAGCGCACACAGTTGGAGCCGCTGCTCCAACAGCCCATGAACATATCTCG CTACAAGACGGAGCTGTGCCGCCCGTTCGAGGAGGCCGGCGAGTGCAAGTACGGAGAGAAGTGCCAGTTCGCGCACGGCTTCCACGAGCTGCGCAACCTGCAGCGCCATCCCAAGTACAAGACAGAGTACTGCCGCACCTTCCATAGCGTCGGCTTCTGCCCCTACGGGCCGCGCTGCCACTTTGTGCACAACGCGGACGAGGCCCGCGCTCAGCAGCAGGCCGCAGCCCAGGCGGAAGCGGATTGGGAGGACAGGCCAAGCAGATGCTGCAGAACAGCATGA
- the LOC117186530 gene encoding protein TIS11-like, with protein sequence MEQSQSQQHRLYGALTRTISQPAQQRHPLHQQQIQQQQQQQQQQQQQQGAASLVTIIENLGNMNLHRKLQRTQLEPLLQQPMNISRYKTELCHPFEEAGECKYGEKCQFAHGFHELRNLQRHPKYKTEYCRTFHSVGFCPYGPRCHFVHNADEARAQQQAAAQAEADWEDRPSRCCRRP encoded by the exons ATGGAGCAGTCACAGTCGCAGCAGCACCGCCTCTATGGCGCCCTCACACGCACCATCTCACAGCCGGCTCAACAGCGCCACCCTCTGCACCAGCAGCAGatccaacaacagcagcaacagcaacagcagcagcagcagcagcagggtgCTGCCTCCTTGGTGACCATCATTGAGAATCTGGGGAACATGAATCTGCACCGTAAGCTCCAGCGCACACAGTTGGAGCCGCTGCTCCAACAGCCCATGAACATATCTCG CTACAAGACGGAGCTGTGCCACCCGTTCGAGGAGGCCGGCGAGTGCAAGTACGGAGAGAAGTGCCAGTTCGCGCACGGCTTCCACGAGCTGCGCAACCTGCAGCGCCATCCCAAGTACAAGACAGAGTACTGCCGCACCTTCCATAGCGTCGGCTTCTGCCCCTACGGGCCGCGCTGCCATTTTGTGCACAACGCGGACGAGGCCCGCGCTCAGCAGCAGGCCGCAGCCCAGGCGGAAGCGGATTGGGAGGACAGGCCAAGCAGATGCTGCAGAAGACCATGA
- the LOC117186526 gene encoding uncharacterized protein LOC117186526 isoform X3, with amino-acid sequence MDLDLLSSKESLDKCVEFDLPPVAVGDSTRGCIIRNLRVAISGTFQSKPKAAASAKKNATPGRGTTRGGKATPGRGTTRGGKATPAAETGGRPSRNSSKQSAPPGRRAISQGLDNPPVRGRSVGGYEEESPQRIPHQTTDTDTDTDTDTDTDTDTGYWWSSSWIVLWGRSPRSVEYFCVTFVGINPIKAFLRMLCGKCCMPDKSWAFGPLVEQ; translated from the exons ATGGACCTGGACCTCCTTTCCAGTAAGGAGTCGTTGGACAAGTGCGTGGAGTTTGACCTGCCCCCGGTCGCGGTGGGCGACAGCACCCGCGGATGCATCATCCGTAACCTGCGCGTTGCCATTTCGGGCACGTTCCAGAGCAAACCGAAGGCTGCTGCTTCGGCCAAGAAGAACGCGACTCCTGGGCGTGGCACCACACGCGGCGGCAAGGCGACTCCTGGGCGTGGCACCACACGCGGCGGCAAG GCGACGCCCGCAGCGGAGACCGGGGGACGTCCGAgtcgcaacagcagcaagcaGAGCGCTCCTCCTGGTCGTCGCGCGATTTCCCAAGGCCTGGACAACCCACCCGTCCGGGGGCGCTCTGTGGGAGGGTACGAGGAGGAATCTCCTCAAAGAATTCCACACCAgactacagatacagatacagatacagatacagatacagatacagatacagatacaggatACTGGTGGAGCTCCTCTTGGATCGTCCTGTGGGGCAGGTCGCCTAGGTCGGTGGAGTATTTTTGTGTGACTTTTGTCGGAATTAATCCGATTAAGGCATTTCTGAGGATGTTGTGTGGCAAGTGCTGCATGCCTGATAAATCGTGGGCTTTTGGGCCATTGGTTGAGCAATAA
- the LOC117186526 gene encoding uncharacterized protein LOC117186526 isoform X1, producing MDLDLLSSKESLDKCVEFDLPPVAVGDSTRGCIIRNLRVAISGTFQSKPKAAASAKKNATPGRGTTRGGKATPGRGTTRGGKATPGRGTTRGGKATPAAETGGRPSRNSSKQSAPPGRRAISQGLDNPPVRGRSVGGYEEESPQRIPHQTTDTDTDTDTDTDTDTDTGYWWSSSWIVLWGRSPRSVEYFCVTFVGINPIKAFLRMLCGKCCMPDKSWAFGPLVEQ from the coding sequence ATGGACCTGGACCTCCTTTCCAGTAAGGAGTCGTTGGACAAGTGCGTGGAGTTTGACCTGCCCCCGGTCGCGGTGGGCGACAGCACCCGCGGATGCATCATCCGTAACCTGCGCGTTGCCATTTCGGGCACGTTCCAGAGCAAACCGAAGGCTGCTGCTTCGGCCAAGAAGAACGCGACTCCTGGGCGTGGCACCACACGCGGCGGCAAGGCGACTCCTGGGCGTGGCACCACACGCGGCGGCAAGGCGACTCCTGGGCGTGGCACCACACGCGGCGGCAAGGCGACGCCCGCAGCGGAGACCGGGGGACGTCCGAgtcgcaacagcagcaagcaGAGCGCTCCTCCTGGTCGTCGCGCGATTTCCCAAGGCCTGGACAACCCACCCGTCCGGGGGCGCTCTGTGGGAGGGTACGAGGAGGAATCTCCTCAAAGAATTCCACACCAgactacagatacagatacagatacagatacagatacagatacagatacagatacaggatACTGGTGGAGCTCCTCTTGGATCGTCCTGTGGGGCAGGTCGCCTAGGTCGGTGGAGTATTTTTGTGTGACTTTTGTCGGAATTAATCCGATTAAGGCATTTCTGAGGATGTTGTGTGGCAAGTGCTGCATGCCTGATAAATCGTGGGCTTTTGGGCCATTGGTTGAGCAATAA
- the LOC117186526 gene encoding uncharacterized protein LOC117186526 isoform X2 — MDLDLLSSKESLDKCVEFDLPPVAVGDSTRGCIIRNLRVAISGTFQSKPKAAASAKKNATPGRGTTRGGKATPGRGTTRGGKATPAAETGGRPSRNSSKQSAPPGRRAISQGLDNPPVRGRSVGGYEEESPQRIPHQTTDTDTDTDTDTDTDTDTGYWWSSSWIVLWGRSPRSVEYFCVTFVGINPIKAFLRMLCGKCCMPDKSWAFGPLVEQ, encoded by the exons ATGGACCTGGACCTCCTTTCCAGTAAGGAGTCGTTGGACAAGTGCGTGGAGTTTGACCTGCCCCCGGTCGCGGTGGGCGACAGCACCCGCGGATGCATCATCCGTAACCTGCGCGTTGCCATTTCGGGCACGTTCCAGAGCAAACCGAAGGCTGCTGCTTCGGCCAAGAAGAAC GCGACTCCTGGGCGTGGCACCACACGCGGCGGCAAGGCGACTCCTGGGCGTGGCACCACACGCGGCGGCAAGGCGACGCCCGCAGCGGAGACCGGGGGACGTCCGAgtcgcaacagcagcaagcaGAGCGCTCCTCCTGGTCGTCGCGCGATTTCCCAAGGCCTGGACAACCCACCCGTCCGGGGGCGCTCTGTGGGAGGGTACGAGGAGGAATCTCCTCAAAGAATTCCACACCAgactacagatacagatacagatacagatacagatacagatacagatacagatacaggatACTGGTGGAGCTCCTCTTGGATCGTCCTGTGGGGCAGGTCGCCTAGGTCGGTGGAGTATTTTTGTGTGACTTTTGTCGGAATTAATCCGATTAAGGCATTTCTGAGGATGTTGTGTGGCAAGTGCTGCATGCCTGATAAATCGTGGGCTTTTGGGCCATTGGTTGAGCAATAA